From the Prunus dulcis chromosome 4, ALMONDv2, whole genome shotgun sequence genome, one window contains:
- the LOC117624188 gene encoding increased DNA methylation 1, which translates to MFLSKEIEDLHDDGVEGSKTERCIFTEVFFGQDIVGASKRCLVTGVINFECDNSSKNTDGALSSNSENSVVTSHSSSKNTCLEEFYNATEEFRETSAPAFCLDRSALLDRNEDDVTVKRMKFSVDELSNTKPLLGKVISSVVPKEMVSGTSDPATNSVSDTVTFRLVESSSQGVTTSCYLLKKHAELDKAGIVGDPDVPTCRLPTSDGDDRKEVCVSKAIASPVLHESFSARLLVASPVVTVLDKLETPLHAEGKPKGFEAPDLDVSDVALKIDASKDPRPVLQCHVARLLEAAGWYIERRKRPSRSYMESVYKTPKGKYIREFPKAWRLCGELLFADSYSLLQEDDPKEWADISQFWSDLSGALANIEKEMNHPEPDTALAYWWRLLDPFVSVVFIERKIGSLRKGEIVKASQSLVIDPNHETDSSLALTSGNNIKNRCAQEDVSAPLCDSTLVSRAGLAVPEGFYGQTSRKEVKLLTGQSNDSANVECQCLVNAGNRIENRTSSLDFISLPVCGSGGTCIQSATHRDEPITSRKCNNVHGGSEAVSPHQNSNANSLSFNKQSSGLDVETTKEVMEDVSVDYSEEKDELQGDKVDDKLESALQGSLDYQRNCTSDLLKRKIRRKSKKISEIEPSSIYQSGLFGFTSTENADSQCVDANGTQSKLKEVQDEFAGNKICKGSRRTSLPLDSYQQQIGRKCSKLMRINRECDDFKTGKRKSSRCQIEDDDLLVSAIIKNKDFSPSPARYFSRKKASKSRAHRKGKSQKSRCKLLPRSLGSGGKHFKDGKWYSAGVRTVLSWLIDAGVISLDDVIQYRNPKDGAVLKDGLVTRDGIFCKCCSKVITVSEFKTHSGFKQNRPCLNLFMESGQPFTLCQLQAWSAEYKSRKRGTQVVRADENDQNDDSCGLCGDGGELICCDNCPSTFHQACLSLQELPEGSWYCPNCTCWICGDFVNDKEASSTSDGFKCSQCEHKYHEACMKEKYAYGAILDSWFCDRSCQEVYSGLQSRVGYINHVADGFSWTLLRCIHDDQKVHSAQRFALKAECNTRLAVALTIMEECFLSMVDPRTGIDMIPHVLYNWGSDFARLNFQGFYAAVLEKDDVLISVASIRVHGTAVAEMPLIATCSRYRRQGMCRRLVTAIEEMLLSFKVEKLVVAAIPDLVATWTEGFGFVPVEDSEKRSLNKINLMVFPGTILLKKPLYGNQIAHRHSGDTLPLRAGEMRKEGFCSQEDPKDKFGQHLDDISCRNKTGVEAENEFVEGVKLQEVEGSKLFIGGDNKAGASTLETGGSTDVGIQSRETIIGFVQQPDEKCSGNNTGAETETQTESALGAKTDVESVKQSDGKCHADRMVVDAEIGLEGKNLLELQAEVELTVQPSEGIGCQIEVGVAESDISQMNPKDLLQSEVDTKMEIAECVEQCKENYCIKEPEVRVMESKNVQVGEAKGSTLQGQFSKLSCEEPAPTLGNRQPETVANVKSLNMYDEIQLSVDEQSQK; encoded by the exons TTTGAATGTGATAATTCAAGTAAGAACACAGACGGAGCACTGTCATCCAACAGTGAAAACTCAGTTGTGACGAGTCACTCATCCTCTAAAAATACTTGTTTGGAGGAGTTTTATAATGCAACCGAAGAATTTAGAGAAACCTCTGCACCGGCATTTTGCTTGGACAGATCTGCTTTGTTAGATAGGAATGAAGACGATGTGACTGTTAAGAGAATGAAGTTTTCAGTTGATGAGCTTTCTAATACCAAACCTCTTTTAGGAAAGGTCATTTCATCAGTAGTTCCAAAAGAAATGGTTTCTGGCACGTCTGACCCAGCTACAAACTCTGTCTCTGATACGGTTACATTTCGTTTGGTCGAATCTTCTAGTCAGGGAGTCACAACTAGTTGCTATTTGTTAAAGAAACATGCAGAACTTGACAAAGCGGGCATAGTAGGTGACCCAGATGTTCCAACGTGCAGATTGCCAACCTCAGATGGGGATGATAGAAAGGAAGTATGTGTAAGTAAAGCTATTGCTTCACCTGTTTTGCATGAGAGCTTCTCAGCCAGGCTTCTGGTTGCAAGTCCAGTAGTCACTGTTCTGGATAAATTGGAAACTCCTCTACATGCTGAGGGAAAACCCAAGGGATTCGAAGCTCCTGATTTGGATGTATCCGATGTTGCCTTGAAGATAGACGCTAGTAAGGACCCTCGTCCAGTTCTCCAATGTCATGTTGCTCGCTTACTTGAAGCTGCAGGATGGTATATTGAGAGGCGAAAAAGACCTAGTAGAAGTTATATGGAGTCTGTTTATAAAACACCTAAGGGAAAATATATTCGTGAGTTCCCCAAAGCTTGGCGGTTATGTGGAGAACTTTTGTTTGCGGATAGTTACAGTTTGCTGCAGGAAGATGATCCAAAGGAGTGGGCCGATATCAGTCAGTTCTGGTCAGATCTATCTGGTGCTTTAGCAAATATTGAGAAAGAGATGAATCATCCAGAACCTGATACTGCATTGGCTTATTGGTGGAGGCTTTTAGATCCTTTTGTGAGTGTCGTGTTCATTGAGAGAAAGATTGGTAGTCTGAGAAAGGGAGAGATTGTTAAAGCAAGTCAGAGTTTAGTTATTGATCCGAACCATGAGACTGATTCTTCTTTGGCCTTGACTAGTGgcaataatataaaaaatcgcTGTGCTCAGGAAGATGTGTCAGCTCCCCTCTGTGATTCAACTCTGGTCAGCAGGGCTGGATTGGCAGTTCCTGAGGGATTTTATGGACAGACAAGTCGCAAGGAAGTGAAATTGCTTACGGGCCAATCTAATGATTCAGCTAATGTAGAATGTCAGTGCTTGGTGAATGCTGGGAATAGAATTGAAAATAGAACAAGTAGTCTGGATTTCATTTCCTTACCAGTTTGTGGGTCTGGTGGCACTTGCATCCAGTCAGCTACTCATCGTGATGAACCTATTACTTCCAGAAAATGTAACAATGTGCATGGAGGTTCTGAAGCTGTATCTCCTCACCAAAATAGCAATGCAAATTCCCTAAGCTTTAATAAACAGAGTTCTGGACTTGATGTAGAAACAACTAAGGAAGTTATGGAAGATGTATCAGTGGATTATTCTGAGGAAAAAGATGAATTGCAGGGAGACAAGGTTGATGATAAGCTGGAAAGTGCTCTGCAGGGATCATTAGATTACCAACGAAACTGCACAAGTGatcttttgaaaagaaaaatacgtAGGAAGTCTAAAAAGATATCCGAAATTGAACCAAGCTCGATATACCAAAGTGGCCTTTTTGGTTTTACTTCTACTGAGAATGCTGATTCACAGTGTGTTGATGCTAATGGTACCCAGTCAAAGTTGAAAGAGGTCCAGGATGAATTTGCAGGTAATAAAATATGTAAAGGAAGTCGCAGGACGTCCTTACCTCTCGACTCCTACCAGCAACAGATTGGGAGAAAATGCTCAAAGTTGATGAGGATTAATCGTGAATGTGATGATTTTAAAACTGGAAAAAGGAAATCGTCTCGATGCCAAATTGAAGATGATGACTTGTTGGTTTCAGctattattaaaaacaaagattttAGCCCTAGTCCTGCTCGATATTTTTCTAGAAAGAAAGCCAGCAAATCAAGAGCACATAGGAAGGGTAAAAGCCAAAAGAGCCGTTGCAAGTTGCTTCCAAGAAGCCTGGGTAGTGGGGGAAAGCACTTTAAGGATGGAAAGTGGTATTCTGCAGGAGTGCGAACAGTTTTGTCTTGGTTAATTGATGCTGGTGTCATATCTTTGGATGATGTCATTCAGTATCGGAACCCCAAGGATGGTGCTGTCCTTAAAGATGGTCTGGTTACCAGGGATGGCATTTTTTGTAAGTGTTGCAGTAAAGTAATTACAGTTTCTGAGTTCAAGACTCATAGTGGGTTCAAACAGAATCGTCCATGTTTGAATCTTTTTATGGAATCTGGTCAGCCCTTCACCTTATGCCAGCTTCAAGCCTGGTCAGCTGAATACAAAAGCAGGAAAAGGGGAACCCAAGTTGTGCGAGCTGatgaaaatgatcaaaatgatGATTCATGTGGACTTTGTGGTGATGGTGGCGAGTTGATATGCTGTGATAACTGCCCCTCTACTTTTCATCAGGCTTGTTTGTCTCTGCAG GAGCTTCCTGAAGGCAGCTGGTACTGCCCAAACTGCACCTGTTGGATATGTGGTGATTTCGTCAATGATAAAGAGGCTTCAAGTACTTCTGATGGATTTAAATGTTCACAGTGTGAACATAAAT ATCATGAGGCAtgcatgaaagaaaaatatgcatATGGAGCCATACTGGATTCTTGGTTCTGTGATAGAAGCTGTCAGGAG GTTTATTCAGGTCTTCAATCTCGCGTTGGCTACATTAATCATGTTGCTGATGGATTTTCGTGGACGCTTCTTAGATGCATTCATGATGACCAAAAGGTTCATTCTGCTCAACGGTTTGCGCTGAAGGCAGAATGCAATACAAGATTAGCTGTTGCTCTTACAATCATGGAGGAATGCTTTTTGTCTATGGTCGATCCTAGAACTGGCATAGACATGATACCCCATGTTTTATACAATTGGGG GTCAGATTTTGCACGTTTGAATTTTCAAGGCTTTTATGCTGCAGTTTTGGAGAAAGATGATGTGTTGATATCTGTAGCATCAATCAG GGTGCATGGAACAGCAGTTGCAGAGATGCCGCTTATTGCAACTTGCAGTCGATACCGTCGCCAGGGAATGTGCCGACGCCTTGTCACTGCTATTGAAGAG ATGCTATTATCTTTTAAGGTGGAAAAGCTTGTCGTAGCTGCCATTCCAGATTTGGTGGCGACATGGACAGAGGGTTTTGGCTTTGTACCTGTAGAAGACAGTGAAAAGCGTAGTTTGAACAAGATCAACTTGATGGTTTTTCCTGGAACAATTTTGCTCAAAAAACCCTTGTATGGAAATCAGATAGCACATAGGCATTCTG GTGATACATTACCCTTACGAGCGggagaaatgagaaaagaaGGTTTTTGTTCTCAAGAAGATCCCAAGGACAAGTTTGGACAGCATTTGGATGATATTTCTTGCAGAAACAAAACTGGTGTTGAAGcagaaaatgaatttgtaGAAGGTGTTAAGTTACAAGAAGTGGAAGGTAGCAAATTATTCATTGGTGGTGATAACAAAGCTGGTGCATCAACACTAGAAACAGGCGGATCAACTGATGTAGGTATTCAATCCAGAGAAACCATTATCGGGTTTGTCCAGCAACCTGATGAAAAATGTTCTGGTAACAACACTGGTGCTGAAACGGAAACACAAACGGAATCTGCATTGGGTGCTAAAACTGATGTTGAGTCCGTAAAGCAATCGGATGGAAAATGTCATGCTGACAGAATGGTCGTTGATGCAGAGATTGGACTTGAAGGCAAGAATTTGCTGGAATTACAAGCTGAAGTTGAACTCACTGTCCAGCCATCAGAGGGAATTGGTTGCCAGATCGAAGTAGGCGTCGCAGAATCAGATATCAGCCAAATGAATCCCAAGGATCTGCTGCAATCAGAAGTTGACACCAAAATGGAAATTGCTGAATGTGTGGAGCAATGCAAGGAAAATTATTGTATTAAGGAACCAGAAGTCAGAGTTATGGAAAGCAAGAATGTGCAAGTAGGTGAAGCCAAAGGAAGCACTTTGCAGGGCCAATTTTCAAAGCTGTCTTGTGAAGAACCAGCACCAACATTAGGAAATAGGCAGCCGGAAACGGTGGCTAATGTTAAATCATTGAACATGTATGATGAAATACAGCTTTCTGTGGACGAACAGTCGCAGAAATAG